A stretch of DNA from Desulfurobacteriaceae bacterium:
AAACTTCTTCGCCGATATAGTATCCCATAAAATAGGTTGCCGTATAACCTATAAAGGTTCCTAGAGTTCCACAGATTAAAAAGCTTATAGGGGATATGGTTCCATCTGAAACAAGAAGAGCCCCAACTATAAGAATTTTTTCAGCAGGTAGAAGAAGTCCTAAGAGAAGCCCTGTTTCAAGGAATGCCCACAGGAAAAGAAAAAAGCAGGCTAGGTCTGGATGGGATTTTATAAGTTCTTTAGTTCCTTCTAAAAGGTTTACTAAATCCACTTGACACCTTTTAGGGTCTAAATTAAACTTTCCTAACGCAAAAGTTAACTGGAATTATAACAAGGAGGTAATTTATGAAAAAGGGAATTCACCCAGAATACAGAGAAACAAGAGTTATCTGTGCATGCGGAAATACTTGGGTTACAAGATCCACAAGGTTCCCAGAAATAAAAGTTGAAGTTTGCAATGCTTGTCACCCATTCTTCACTGGTAGCGGTCAGAAGCAAAAGGTTGTAAGAGGTAGAGTAGAGAAGTTTATGGCTAAATACGAAGGAAAGTACTAATGGGGATTACTCTCATCTCTCAGACAGAAGATATGCTAAAAGTTATAGCTACAGCAGCTCGGGTCTGTTATTCCGGGCTGCCTTTGGACGAACTATTATCTAAGTTTTCAGAGGAAGAAGATAAAGCGTTAATAAAACGTGTTGTGGGAATGGGGCATCTTTCAGTAGTAGAACACGCTTCATTCACATTTAAAGTAGATGG
This window harbors:
- the rpmE gene encoding 50S ribosomal protein L31; the encoded protein is MKKGIHPEYRETRVICACGNTWVTRSTRFPEIKVEVCNACHPFFTGSGQKQKVVRGRVEKFMAKYEGKY
- a CDS encoding FAD-dependent thymidylate synthase, with the translated sequence MGITLISQTEDMLKVIATAARVCYSGLPLDELLSKFSEEEDKALIKRVVGMGHLSVVEHASFTFKVDGSFKEELFEIVMDKPFLKISKEGENFIVSLNLRTMLELILEKPNLEFSKEIRKFIPEFLISS